The sequence GGAACCCGACGCCAGTTTGTTTCCTGGCTCGCCGTCCTCGCCCTTGCCCTGCCCATGCTGGCGCCGGTGGCCCAGGGCATTCCTCTTTCAGGCGTCACAGATGACATGCAGACGCCATTTTATATGGTGCTTTGTAAAGCCATGCAGCGCGGCACCTCCGAGCCCGCACCCGAGCAAACCCCAAACACCCTTGATTGCCCGGTCTGCCTGGGCTTTTCTTCGGCAAAATCGGTATTGCTTTCACCACTTGCCGAGCCTGGCGCTTGCGAATTTGATCACCTTGCCTTTGTTATTAATACCAAAAGCGATATCGGCAATGGTCGCCTGATATCGCGCGCCCACGCCCGCGCCCCGCCAGTATCTGTCTGACATCAAATCGAATTATAGAAGCGTCTAAATCCCCCGGCCAACGGGGAGACGTTTTGATGTATACTTTCCCCATCCGAAGGAACTTAAGACAGATGAAAATACTCTCCACCCTTATTGCACTCTTTTTATTCACCCTGAACACAGCCCACGCCGCCGAAAATGTCAGCGCTGGCGATATCACCGTCTCCAAGGCCTGGGGCCGGGCAACCATCGGCGCCAACCGCCCCGGTGGCGCCTTTGTCACCATTGCCAACAAAGGTACCG is a genomic window of Rhodospirillaceae bacterium containing:
- a CDS encoding DUF2946 domain-containing protein, whose protein sequence is MHPTVKTRRPGTRRQFVSWLAVLALALPMLAPVAQGIPLSGVTDDMQTPFYMVLCKAMQRGTSEPAPEQTPNTLDCPVCLGFSSAKSVLLSPLAEPGACEFDHLAFVINTKSDIGNGRLISRAHARAPPVSV